The uncultured Desulfatiglans sp. DNA window TTGTGTCAGCAAGAAGAAGACCGCTTCACCGATCGTTACGCCCAGGAAGCATTCTTCGCCCGACCTGACCGGTCAACCTGCCTTTGACACAGGCTCATGGAGAGGCTCTATCCGCATCGCCGGGAAGATCCTGTGGATCGCTTCCGGCAGGGGTTGTCGCATACCATTGATTCGAACGATCCAGCAAGTAAAGGAGTATAATCTCGACGTGAAAAAGATCTACGTAGGAAACCTGCCGTTCAGCGCATCGGAAGAAAAGGTACACAAGGCGTTCTCCCAATTCGGGGAGGTGCATTCCGTCAAGCTTCTGACCGATCCGGTGACAGGCAGGATCCGCGGGTTCGGTTTCGTGGAAATGGAATCCGATGCAGCAGATGCGGCTATAAAAGCCCTTGACGGAGCGCCTTTCGAATACCGGAAACTGCGCGTTCACGAAGCGTTCGAACGTGTCCGGACCGTCGAACGGTCCACTACCGGGAGAACCTCCGGCGGAAATTTTCACAGCCACATCGGCCGCCGGGAACCCGTGTTGACGGTCGGCGGACAGCGCAGCAGCCGCGACAAACGATACAGCCAGGCGGCTTTACGCAGGGGCTAGCCTCCCCCTCTGTTCCTAATCTCAGCCAATCCCTAAGCTATCGTGAAAGCAGTCGAACGGTCGATGAAACGCATGGGACGCCCGGCAAGGCCAGGCCTCTCATTTCGGACCTTCATCTTGCTGCGGCCGCCTCAGACCCTGTCCGTCCCGTCATGTGACGGGGCCGGGCGCCTTCCGGGAGCTGCAGGCCCCGGCGGCCGATTCGCGAGCATTCAGCCGGTCGGTTACCCTGCAACCGGATTCGGAGCCTGCGTCATTCAGGGAGAAAAAGCGGTTTTGTCGGCTTACCAGGAGAAAGGTCATCATGACAAGATCCAGGATCATCGGCACAGGATCTTTTGTTCCACAGCGCATCCTGTCCAACAATGAACTAGAACGGATCGTCGAAACAAACGACGAATGGATCACCCGGCGGACAGGTATCAAGGAACGTCGTATCGCATCGAAAGGCAAGCGCGAATCAACGACGGATCTGGCAACCCAGGCGGCGGAAAACGCCCTTCGAATGGCGGGCGTCAACGCCGAAGACCTCGACATGATCGTGGTCGGTACCGTCACGCCTGACCGGCAGTTCCCT harbors:
- a CDS encoding Putative RNA-binding protein RbpE (modular protein) (Evidence 3 : Putative function from multiple computational evidences), with protein sequence MKKIYVGNLPFSASEEKVHKAFSQFGEVHSVKLLTDPVTGRIRGFGFVEMESDAADAAIKALDGAPFEYRKLRVHEAFERVRTVERSTTGRTSGGNFHSHIGRREPVLTVGGQRSSRDKRYSQAALRRG